The following is a genomic window from Collimonas fungivorans Ter331.
GCATGAGCCATGAACTGCGCACGCCGCTCAACAGCATCCTCGGCTATGCCCAGATCCTGCAGGTCGACCACGCCATCCCGGAAGGCCGCAGGGATGCCATCGGCGTCATCCGCCGCAGCGGCGAACATCTGCTGAGCCTGATCGACGGCTTGCTGGATATCGCCAAGATCGAAGCCGGCAAGATGCGGCTGGCGACGGACGAACTGCCGCTGCACGAATTCCTCGACCAGATCGTGCAGATGTTTGCGCCGCAGGCCGAGCAAAAGGGCCTGGCGTTCCGCTTTGAAAAGATAGGCCGCATCCCGGAGGTGGTCCAGGTCGACCAGAAACGGCTGCGCCAGATACTCATCAACCTGCTCGGCAATGCAGTCAAGTTTACCGACGCCGGCCATGTCACGCTGCGGGTCCGCCATGCGCGCGAGATCACTTATTTCGAAGTCGAGGACAGCGGCATCGGCATCGCCGAAGAAGACATCGCCCGAGTGTTCCTGCCGTTTGAACGCAGCAACGCCGCCAACCTGCGCGAAGACATCGGCACCGGGCTCGGCCTGGCCATCAGCAGCATGCTGACCCATATCATGGGCGGCGCGCTGTCGGTCGCCAGCGACATCGGCAAGGGCAGCACCTTCCAGCTGAAGATCTACCTGTCCGAGGTGCGCGCGCCGCGCCGCCGCATCAAGCTGGAAGACCAGATGTCGGGTTATCTCGGTCCCAGGAAACGGATACTGGTGGTGGACGACCAGGCCTCGCAGCGCGCCGTGCTGAGCGCCATGCTGGCGCCGCTCGGCTTCGACATCAGCGAGGTCGCGAGCGGCGCCGCCTGCCTGGCGGAAATCGCCCGCGCCATGCCGGACATGGTGCTGCTCGACATCGCCATGCCAGCCATGGACGGCGGCGCCGTGTGCCGCGCGATACGCTCCCAGGGCCATGCCAGCCTGCCGATCATCATCGTCTCCGCCAACGCGTTCGAGAGCACGCCGCAGCAGATAGATCCGCTCAGCTATAACGATTTTGTGGTCAAGCCGGTGTCTTTCAACGACCTGCTGTCAAAGATCCGGCTGCACCTGAAAGTCGACTGGATTTCCGATCCGGCGCCGCAAGCCGCCGCCGGCGCCGCAGCAGGCAGCGCCATCCTGGTGGTCCCGGCGCGGGAAAAACTGCAGGCGCTGCTGGAGCTGGGGGCGATCGGCTACATCAAGGGCATCGTCGGCAAGCTCGATGAAATAGAACAGCAGGACCCGCTCTACCAGCCGTTTACCCGCGAGCTGCGCGAACTGGTGAAACGCTTTCGCCTGAACGACTACAGCGCGCGCCTCCAGGCCCTGCTGCACCAGGCCGGCGAGCACCCTGCTCAACGCATCGACAGCGCATGACGAGGACGATCTTGGACGACTATCTCACTCTCTCCGCCGAGCCGCCGCCAAGGCCGCTGGCCAGCCGCCCGGTGGTGCTGATCGTGGACGACATGCCGGACAACCTGGCGCTGCTGTCGGATGCGCTGGACGAGAGCGGCCATATCGTGCTGGTTGCGACCGACGGCGCCAGCGCCATCCAGCGGCTGGGTTACATCACGCCCGACCTGATCCTGCTGGATGCCGTCATGCCGGGACTGGACGGTTTTGAAACCTGCCGCCGCATCAAGCTGCTGGCCAGCGCCGCCCACGTGCCGGTAGTGTTCATGACCGGCCTCACCGAGACCGAGCATGTGGTGCGCGGCTTCCAGGTCGGCGGCATAGATTACGTCACCAAGCCGATCCAGCCGCTGGAAATCGTCGCCCGCGTCGCCGCCCATATCAAGACGGCGCGCATGATGTCGCAAGCCAGGGATGTGATCGACGCCGCGGCCCATGCGGTGATCGTGCTCGGCATCGACGGCGCGCCTTTATGGCAAACCGGCAAGGCCTCGTTCTGGCTGGAAAAGTATTTTCCGCGCAGCGACCAGCGCAAGCTGCCGCCGCAGCTGCAGTTCTGGCTGAATGAAAACCTGGTGTTGCTGCGGCAGACGCAGCAGCCGCTGCAGCCTCTGGTGATCAATGGCGATGACGGCGAACTGACCATCAATCTTTCCAAAAACACCCAGAGCGCCGAGCTGACCTTGCTGCTGGAAGAAAAATCCCTGGTGTTGCCGAATGCGGTCCAGCTTGAAGGCTATCGGCTGACGCCGCGCGAAACCGATGTCCTGGCCTGGGTCTCCAAAGGCAAGACCAACCGCGACATCGCCGAGATTCTCGGCATGAGCCCGCGCACGGTGAACAAGCACCTGGAACACATCTATATCAAGCTGGGGGTGGAGACGCGTGCCGCCGCCGCGGCGCTGGCGATCAGCCGCCAGTACGGCACGCCTGCCACCCTGCAGTAACGGCGGCGGTGGCGCTAGCGGACCAAGGCCTTGATTTCGGCCAGCTGGCGCCGGGAAATCGGCAGGCGGTGATCAATGTCGCGCAAGATGACTTG
Proteins encoded in this region:
- a CDS encoding response regulator transcription factor → MTRTILDDYLTLSAEPPPRPLASRPVVLIVDDMPDNLALLSDALDESGHIVLVATDGASAIQRLGYITPDLILLDAVMPGLDGFETCRRIKLLASAAHVPVVFMTGLTETEHVVRGFQVGGIDYVTKPIQPLEIVARVAAHIKTARMMSQARDVIDAAAHAVIVLGIDGAPLWQTGKASFWLEKYFPRSDQRKLPPQLQFWLNENLVLLRQTQQPLQPLVINGDDGELTINLSKNTQSAELTLLLEEKSLVLPNAVQLEGYRLTPRETDVLAWVSKGKTNRDIAEILGMSPRTVNKHLEHIYIKLGVETRAAAAALAISRQYGTPATLQ